A window of Natranaerovirga pectinivora contains these coding sequences:
- a CDS encoding AEC family transporter has translation MDFSLIFNQLLVLFSLIFLGYILNKLNILDLHTNKKLSSFVVNVSAPALIIASMSDPTIDRQEINLLLIIFIASICYIFLYILTLFIPKLIKVQTEDYGIYKFMIMFSNVGFMGFPVIASIYGREAIIYASLFNLPFYLLIYTLGIYFVSLHSEKQMNFNWKLFFNAGVVAVIIGVGLLLTQLRLPRFLEDTVNMIGDLTTPLAMLIIGVSLANIPMKSVFMNTRLYIFSFLKLVVFPIIIWLALRAVLDNQLLIGVSVVIVGMPVAANAVMLSNEFGGNEKLASEGVLMTTLFSIITIPLLVFILS, from the coding sequence ATGGATTTTTCATTAATATTTAATCAATTATTAGTATTATTTTCTCTAATATTCCTAGGGTATATTTTAAATAAATTAAACATCCTTGATTTACATACAAATAAAAAATTATCAAGTTTTGTTGTTAATGTCAGTGCACCAGCTTTGATTATTGCATCAATGAGTGATCCTACTATAGATAGACAAGAGATTAATCTACTATTAATTATCTTTATCGCGTCAATTTGTTACATATTTCTTTACATATTAACACTTTTTATTCCAAAACTAATAAAAGTTCAAACAGAAGATTATGGTATATATAAATTTATGATAATGTTTTCAAATGTTGGTTTTATGGGTTTTCCTGTTATTGCATCTATTTATGGTAGAGAAGCAATTATATATGCATCTCTTTTTAATTTACCATTTTACTTATTAATATATACATTAGGAATATACTTTGTTTCTCTACACAGTGAAAAGCAAATGAATTTTAATTGGAAATTATTTTTTAATGCAGGGGTTGTTGCAGTAATCATTGGAGTTGGTTTATTATTAACACAACTAAGATTGCCAAGGTTTTTAGAAGATACAGTTAATATGATTGGGGACTTAACCACGCCATTAGCAATGTTAATAATCGGGGTATCCCTAGCCAATATACCTATGAAATCAGTGTTTATGAATACTAGACTATATATATTTAGCTTTTTGAAATTAGTGGTGTTTCCAATAATAATCTGGTTAGCATTAAGAGCCGTATTAGATAATCAATTATTAATAGGTGTATCTGTGGTAATTGTGGGTATGCCTGTAGCAGCCAATGCTGTAATGCTAAGTAATGAATTTGGTGGAAATGAAAAACTTGCATCTGAAGGTGTATTAATGACAACGTTATTTTCAATCATAACGATCCCATTATTGGTTTTTATTTTAAGTTAA
- the alr gene encoding alanine racemase — protein MDKYYRVFAHIDMDSIIHNLKEIISIKDKSTELMAIIKADGYGHGAVPISKVLVENGVDRLGVAVIEEGISLRKSGITAPILVLGYTPEYQILQLLKYDLIQTVFKREMAEAISKTAIEHSLIAKIHIKLDTGMGRIGFYPNEETLEIIRYINSLPNLEIEGIFTHFSTADEKDKTFTINQVDLFNGFISRLEQFDINIPIKHACNSAGLIDVKEAHYQLIRAGISIYGLFPSMDVQRNVKLKPALSLKSHVIYLKELEIGKPVSYGCTYITDKLTKVATIPVGYGDGYPRALSSIGRVLIQGQYAPIIGRVCMDQFMVDVTHIDNVKDGDEVVLIGTQGENTITVEEIAELTNTINYEIICGLGKRIPRVYTSKSNLIHTIDYF, from the coding sequence ATGGATAAATACTATCGTGTTTTTGCCCATATTGATATGGATTCCATCATACATAATTTAAAAGAAATTATTAGCATTAAGGATAAGAGTACAGAATTAATGGCAATAATCAAAGCAGATGGTTATGGACATGGTGCTGTACCTATTTCAAAGGTTTTAGTGGAAAATGGAGTAGATCGATTAGGCGTGGCGGTAATTGAAGAAGGAATTTCATTAAGAAAAAGTGGCATAACGGCACCTATACTAGTGTTAGGATATACACCAGAATATCAAATACTACAGCTATTAAAATATGACTTGATTCAAACGGTGTTCAAGCGTGAAATGGCAGAAGCTATCTCAAAAACAGCAATAGAGCATTCTCTGATTGCTAAAATACATATAAAATTAGATACAGGTATGGGGCGTATTGGATTTTATCCAAATGAAGAAACATTAGAAATCATAAGGTATATAAACAGTCTACCTAATTTAGAGATTGAAGGCATTTTTACACATTTTTCAACAGCGGATGAAAAGGATAAAACATTTACCATTAACCAGGTTGATTTATTTAATGGTTTTATTTCTAGACTAGAACAATTTGACATTAATATACCAATTAAACATGCTTGTAATAGCGCCGGGTTAATAGATGTTAAAGAGGCACATTACCAATTAATCAGAGCGGGCATTTCTATATACGGGCTATTTCCTTCAATGGATGTTCAAAGAAATGTTAAGCTTAAACCTGCATTATCACTTAAAAGTCATGTTATCTACTTAAAAGAGTTAGAAATTGGCAAACCTGTAAGTTACGGTTGTACATATATTACTGACAAATTAACAAAAGTTGCAACCATACCAGTAGGATACGGTGATGGATATCCAAGGGCGTTATCATCAATAGGCAGAGTACTTATTCAAGGGCAATATGCGCCTATAATAGGAAGAGTTTGTATGGATCAATTTATGGTTGATGTGACACATATCGATAATGTTAAAGATGGAGATGAAGTTGTGCTTATAGGAACACAAGGGGAGAATACTATAACGGTTGAAGAGATTGCAGAATTAACAAATACGATTAATTATGAAATTATATGTGGGTTAGGAAAAAGAATACCAAGGGTGTATACGAGTAAAAGCAATTTGATTCACACGATAGATTATTTTTAA
- a CDS encoding redox-sensing transcriptional repressor Rex: MLPEKKISTAVIKRLPRYYRYLGDLLENDVVRISSKELSERMKVTASQIRQDLNNFGGFGQQGYGYNVEHLYKEIGKILGLENKYNVIIIGAGNLGQALANYTDFEKRGFIVKGLFDVNPRLVGVEIRGLEIKDIDEIENFVIENNIHIAALTLPKQKAPKVASDLVKAGIKGIWNFAPIDLNLPKDVVVENVHLLDSLMTLSYTISRKEKKKKQQK, encoded by the coding sequence ATGTTACCAGAAAAAAAAATATCAACAGCAGTAATAAAAAGGCTTCCTAGATACTATAGGTATTTAGGGGATTTACTAGAAAATGATGTTGTAAGGATCTCCTCTAAAGAGTTAAGTGAAAGAATGAAAGTAACAGCGTCTCAAATAAGACAAGACTTGAATAATTTTGGAGGCTTTGGACAACAAGGCTATGGATATAATGTTGAGCATCTTTATAAAGAAATTGGTAAAATATTAGGACTAGAAAATAAGTACAATGTTATTATTATTGGAGCAGGTAATCTAGGACAAGCTTTGGCAAATTATACAGATTTCGAAAAAAGAGGATTTATTGTTAAAGGACTTTTTGATGTTAATCCAAGACTCGTAGGTGTAGAAATTAGAGGATTAGAAATTAAAGATATAGATGAAATAGAAAATTTTGTTATAGAAAACAATATTCATATAGCAGCCCTTACTTTACCAAAACAAAAAGCACCAAAAGTTGCAAGTGATTTAGTAAAAGCAGGGATTAAAGGGATTTGGAATTTTGCTCCTATCGATTTAAACTTACCAAAGGATGTAGTAGTAGAAAATGTACATTTATTAGATAGTTTGATGACATTATCTTATACCATAAGTAGAAAAGAGAAAAAGAAAAAACAACAAAAATAA
- a CDS encoding NAD(P)H-hydrate dehydratase, which translates to MIKLVTGEEMQLIDSYTIKEIGIPSMVLMERAALGIVDHILKRKHIENEKVFILCGSGNNGGDGLAIGRLLGNKGIRTNIMLLSENYTQETSMQLKILQNLNIKVDKYDADQLKKYISESDLIIDAIFGTGLTREVIGHYKDTIQCVNNEDKFVISVDIPSGICSKSGKVLGVAIKANLTVTFGLNKLGNVLYPGTLYASKTNIVDIGFPKRAYDSRMLKHFTFDENALQKLPKREARSNKGTFGKVLVIAGAINMSGAAFLSAMAAYKIGGGLVNIMTHEENRVIIQTSIPEAIVTTFNTLDNKELDKTCFIEFKSSIKDANVIVIGPGLSQCKATKELLEYVIRHSKVPIIIDADGLNVLSNELSLIKEHQVEIIITPHPGEMSRLLGVSIKEVTENLIENANFISKKYNIICALKDARTIVTNPFDDVYINTSGNNGMATAGAGDVLTGIISGLIAQGLRPYEATCLGVYLHGLSGDKAKERVGVYSMMARDIIEEISKVTNIN; encoded by the coding sequence ATGATAAAATTAGTAACTGGAGAGGAAATGCAATTAATTGATTCTTATACCATAAAAGAAATAGGAATACCATCTATGGTACTTATGGAAAGGGCTGCCCTGGGAATTGTAGACCATATATTAAAAAGAAAGCATATTGAAAACGAAAAAGTCTTTATACTTTGTGGTTCCGGGAATAATGGTGGAGATGGGTTAGCTATTGGCAGATTATTGGGTAACAAAGGGATTCGTACTAACATAATGTTACTAAGTGAAAATTATACACAAGAAACATCTATGCAATTAAAAATATTACAGAACTTAAATATAAAAGTAGACAAATATGATGCTGATCAACTAAAGAAGTATATTAGTGAATCAGATTTAATAATAGATGCTATTTTTGGAACTGGGTTAACGCGAGAGGTAATTGGGCATTATAAAGACACTATTCAGTGTGTTAATAATGAAGATAAGTTTGTAATTTCTGTGGATATCCCCTCAGGAATTTGTTCTAAAAGTGGAAAAGTTCTTGGAGTTGCGATAAAAGCAAACTTGACAGTAACTTTTGGACTTAATAAATTAGGTAATGTTTTATATCCTGGCACATTATATGCTTCAAAAACCAATATAGTAGATATAGGATTTCCTAAGAGAGCTTATGATTCTAGAATGCTTAAACATTTTACTTTTGATGAAAATGCCCTCCAAAAATTACCAAAAAGAGAAGCAAGAAGCAACAAGGGAACTTTCGGAAAGGTTCTTGTAATAGCTGGAGCCATAAATATGAGTGGTGCTGCTTTTTTATCAGCTATGGCAGCTTATAAGATAGGTGGTGGTCTAGTTAACATTATGACTCATGAAGAAAATAGGGTTATAATACAAACAAGTATACCAGAAGCAATAGTTACAACATTTAATACGTTAGATAACAAGGAATTAGATAAAACATGTTTTATAGAATTTAAAAGTAGTATTAAAGATGCAAATGTTATCGTAATAGGTCCAGGTTTATCACAGTGTAAAGCAACGAAAGAATTGCTAGAATATGTAATAAGACATTCAAAGGTGCCTATTATCATTGATGCAGACGGTTTAAATGTATTGTCAAATGAATTATCACTTATAAAAGAGCATCAAGTGGAAATCATAATTACACCTCATCCAGGTGAAATGTCCAGGTTGTTAGGGGTGTCAATAAAAGAAGTAACAGAAAATCTAATAGAGAACGCTAATTTTATAAGTAAGAAATACAATATAATTTGTGCTTTAAAAGATGCAAGAACAATAGTTACGAATCCTTTCGATGATGTATACATTAATACTTCAGGAAACAATGGGATGGCGACAGCAGGAGCAGGAGATGTATTGACAGGCATAATTAGTGGCTTAATTGCACAAGGATTAAGACCATATGAAGCTACTTGTTTAGGTGTGTATTTACACGGTTTATCAGGAGATAAAGCTAAGGAACGAGTAGGGGTATACAGTATGATGGCTAGGGATATAATAGAGGAGATTTCTAAAGTTACAAATATAAATTAG
- the acpS gene encoding holo-ACP synthase, with protein MIKGIGTDIIELSRIEKAIRNKSFVNKYFTEKEINLFIERNWSVTTIASNFAIKEAVSKVLGTGFRAIELVHIEVLRDSLGKPYVLLYSKAKELQKELGIQTLFVSTSHNKESVVAFAIGEGDL; from the coding sequence ATGATAAAAGGGATAGGAACAGATATCATAGAGCTTTCTAGAATAGAAAAAGCAATTAGAAACAAAAGTTTTGTAAATAAATACTTTACAGAAAAAGAAATTAATCTATTTATAGAAAGAAATTGGTCTGTTACTACTATTGCAAGTAATTTTGCCATAAAAGAAGCTGTTTCAAAAGTGTTGGGAACAGGTTTTAGAGCAATTGAATTAGTACATATAGAAGTATTAAGAGACTCTTTAGGTAAACCTTATGTCCTTTTATACAGTAAAGCCAAAGAGTTGCAAAAAGAATTAGGAATACAGACTCTCTTTGTATCTACGTCTCATAATAAAGAAAGTGTTGTAGCATTTGCCATTGGAGAAGGTGACTTATGA
- a CDS encoding YebC/PmpR family DNA-binding transcriptional regulator, whose product MAGHSKFANIKHRKERQDAKKGKVFTKIGREIAVAVKEGGPDVSINTKLKDVVAKAKANNMPNDTIDRSIKKASGDADSVSYEAITYEGYGPNGVAIIVEALTDNKNRTAANVRHAFTKGGGNLGTTGCVSFLFDQKGQIVIERDVDIDEDELMMIVLEAGAEDFISEEEGYEIITSPEDFSKVCEEIEKTGIQPISSEITMIPQTITEINGDEIKKMEKMLDILEDDDDVQNIYHNWKE is encoded by the coding sequence ATGGCAGGACATTCAAAGTTTGCAAATATAAAACATCGAAAAGAACGACAAGATGCCAAAAAGGGAAAAGTATTCACTAAAATAGGTAGAGAAATAGCAGTTGCTGTTAAAGAAGGCGGGCCTGATGTAAGTATCAATACAAAACTTAAGGATGTTGTTGCAAAAGCAAAAGCCAATAATATGCCTAATGATACAATAGATAGAAGTATAAAAAAAGCATCGGGTGATGCTGATTCAGTTAGTTATGAAGCTATTACATATGAAGGCTATGGACCAAATGGTGTTGCAATAATTGTGGAGGCTTTGACAGATAATAAAAATAGAACAGCTGCTAATGTTAGACACGCTTTTACAAAAGGTGGGGGCAATCTTGGAACAACTGGATGCGTTTCCTTTTTATTCGACCAAAAGGGTCAAATTGTAATAGAGAGAGATGTTGACATAGACGAAGATGAACTGATGATGATTGTTTTGGAGGCAGGAGCTGAAGATTTTATTTCTGAGGAAGAAGGTTATGAAATTATTACTTCACCAGAAGACTTTAGTAAAGTATGTGAAGAAATTGAAAAAACCGGTATTCAACCAATTTCATCTGAAATAACAATGATTCCTCAAACAATAACAGAAATAAATGGTGATGAAATTAAAAAGATGGAAAAAATGCTAGATATTCTAGAAGATGATGATGATGTTCAGAATATTTATCATAACTGGAAAGAGTAA
- a CDS encoding type II toxin-antitoxin system PemK/MazF family toxin: MIVKRGDIFYADLRPVIGSEQGGIRPVLIVQNDIGNKYSPTVICAAITSQINKAKLPTHVEIDANKYELVKDSVILLEQIRTIDKKRLKEKVCHLDKDVMEKVSEGLLISFGIDT, from the coding sequence GTGATTGTAAAAAGAGGAGATATATTTTATGCAGATTTAAGACCAGTTATTGGTTCTGAACAAGGAGGCATACGGCCTGTTTTAATTGTTCAAAATGATATTGGTAATAAGTATAGTCCAACTGTGATTTGTGCAGCTATCACTTCACAAATTAATAAAGCGAAACTCCCAACACATGTAGAAATAGATGCAAATAAATACGAGCTTGTAAAAGATTCAGTAATATTACTAGAACAAATTAGAACAATTGATAAAAAACGATTAAAAGAAAAAGTTTGTCATCTAGATAAAGATGTTATGGAAAAGGTTAGTGAAGGATTACTTATTAGTTTTGGGATTGATACATAG
- the ligA gene encoding NAD-dependent DNA ligase LigA, whose translation MPHYSLIKIRELIKTLNEANKAYYQENREIMSNYEYDKLYDELCRLEDETGIILSNSPTQIVGYEVLNALPKEAHDLPMLSLDKTKEVDKLKDWLGSNKGILSWKLDGLTIVLTYRNGKLYKAITRGNGEIGEVVTSNAKVFKNVPLTISYKEELILRGEAVIKYSDFEKINEEIPNEEKYKNPRNLCSGTVRQLNNEITAKRNVNFFAFQVIKAEDENFNDSKIEQLKWLDELGFECVQYKVVASDSVEEKVKEFAEEIISNDFGSDGLVLTFDSISYSSKLGATSKFPRDSIAFKWVDEIKETRLIKILWSTSRTGLINPVAIFEPIELEGTTVSRASVHNVSILEALELGEGDTIQVYKANMIIPQVASNLTKSGAGEIPKECPVCGGETTVKKIKDVKALYCTNDECGAKKLKAFAHFVSRNAMNIEGLSEATLEKFIQRGFITTFADVYRLETYEDAIKDMEGFGEKSYNNLISSVEKSRHIPMPNFIYALGIANIGLSNAKLLCKYYSYNINAIREASAIELESIQGFGKILAESINEYFNNKKRIEEIEDLLQYIEFNIPKQENKQVLEGKVFVITGSLTTYENRDQLKEVIESLGGKVTGSVSNKTNYLINNDTESSSSKNKKAISLDVPIISEEQFNTLISESVE comes from the coding sequence ATGCCACATTATTCATTGATAAAAATTAGAGAATTAATAAAAACGTTAAATGAAGCCAATAAAGCATATTATCAAGAAAATAGAGAAATAATGAGTAATTATGAATACGATAAATTATACGATGAACTATGTAGATTAGAAGATGAGACAGGTATTATTTTGTCTAACAGTCCAACTCAAATAGTAGGTTATGAGGTGTTAAACGCATTACCAAAAGAAGCACATGACTTGCCTATGTTATCATTAGATAAAACAAAAGAAGTGGATAAATTAAAGGATTGGTTAGGAAGTAATAAAGGTATTTTGTCTTGGAAACTAGATGGGTTAACCATTGTATTAACCTATAGAAATGGAAAACTATATAAAGCAATAACAAGAGGTAATGGTGAAATTGGAGAAGTTGTAACTAGTAATGCAAAAGTTTTTAAGAATGTGCCCTTAACTATTTCATATAAGGAAGAACTTATTCTTAGAGGAGAAGCAGTAATAAAATACTCTGACTTTGAAAAAATAAATGAAGAAATACCAAATGAAGAAAAATACAAAAACCCACGTAATTTATGTAGTGGAACGGTAAGACAGTTAAATAATGAAATAACAGCCAAAAGAAATGTGAACTTTTTTGCTTTTCAAGTTATAAAAGCAGAGGATGAAAATTTTAATGACTCAAAAATAGAGCAGTTAAAATGGTTGGATGAATTAGGATTTGAATGTGTCCAATACAAGGTTGTGGCATCAGATTCAGTGGAAGAAAAGGTAAAAGAATTTGCAGAAGAAATTATATCTAATGATTTTGGTTCTGATGGTTTGGTTTTAACATTTGATAGTATAAGCTATTCTAGCAAGTTAGGGGCCACTTCAAAATTTCCTAGAGATTCTATTGCTTTTAAATGGGTAGATGAGATAAAAGAAACTAGACTTATTAAAATTCTATGGAGCACATCCAGAACAGGCCTTATTAATCCAGTGGCCATATTTGAGCCTATAGAATTAGAAGGTACTACGGTAAGTAGAGCAAGTGTTCATAATGTAAGTATTTTGGAAGCTTTAGAGCTTGGTGAAGGGGATACTATCCAAGTGTACAAAGCCAATATGATTATTCCACAAGTAGCATCCAATCTTACTAAAAGTGGTGCAGGAGAAATACCCAAAGAATGTCCTGTATGTGGTGGAGAAACCACTGTTAAAAAAATAAAAGATGTCAAGGCTTTATATTGTACCAATGACGAATGTGGTGCAAAAAAATTAAAAGCTTTTGCACATTTTGTTTCAAGAAATGCTATGAATATTGAAGGTTTATCTGAAGCCACACTAGAAAAATTTATTCAACGAGGGTTTATCACTACGTTTGCAGATGTATATAGATTAGAAACATATGAAGATGCTATTAAAGATATGGAAGGTTTTGGGGAAAAATCATATAATAACTTAATATCATCTGTAGAAAAATCAAGGCACATCCCTATGCCTAACTTTATATATGCATTAGGTATTGCAAATATTGGATTATCAAATGCAAAGCTTTTATGTAAATATTATTCTTATAATATAAATGCAATAAGAGAGGCTTCGGCTATTGAGTTAGAAAGTATTCAAGGTTTTGGAAAAATACTAGCAGAATCTATCAATGAATACTTTAATAATAAAAAAAGAATAGAAGAGATAGAAGATTTACTTCAATATATTGAATTTAACATACCAAAACAAGAGAATAAGCAAGTTTTAGAGGGGAAAGTATTTGTAATTACAGGAAGTCTTACAACCTATGAGAATAGGGATCAATTAAAGGAAGTTATAGAATCCTTAGGTGGTAAAGTAACAGGTTCTGTATCCAATAAAACCAATTATCTGATTAATAATGACACAGAGTCTTCCTCCTCAAAGAATAAAAAGGCAATTTCATTAGATGTTCCTATAATATCTGAAGAACAATTCAATACTTTGATAAGTGAAAGTGTTGAATAA